The Mobula birostris isolate sMobBir1 chromosome 14, sMobBir1.hap1, whole genome shotgun sequence genome includes a region encoding these proteins:
- the LOC140209779 gene encoding protein disulfide-isomerase A3-like — protein MIRFMLLACTVGASLASDVIELTDDDFEDQIDDYDLALVEFFAPWCGHCKRLAPEYETAATRLKGKVPLVKVDCTANSNTCTKYGVSGYPTLKIFRDGEESGSYDGPRTADGIVSHLKKQAGPSSVDLKTLEELESFINDADASVIGFFADPSSTSQADFLKAASALRESYRFAHTNTEELIKKYDIKDEGVILFRPPRLANKFESSTVQYTEAKFSNAKIKRFVQDNVFGICPFMTEDNKDQLKGKDLLVAYYDVDYEKNPKGSNYWRNRVMKVAQKFLEAGEKLHFAVASHKTFGHELSEFGLDTVSGDIPVVAIKTAKDEKYVMQEEFSRDGKALERFLEDYFAGKLKRYLKSEPIPETNDEPVKVVVAESFDDIINDETKDVLIEFYAPWCGHCKSLEPKYKELAEKVSSDSNIVIAKMDATANDVPSPYQVQGFPTIYFAPMGKKKNPKKYEGGREVNDFISYLKKESTHPLNAVVEEKKSKKKKKDEEAL, from the exons ATGATCCGCTTTATGCTCCTTGCCTGCACTGTCGGCGCGTCGCTGGCCAGCGACGTGATCGAGCTGACGGACGACGACTTCGAGGATCAGATCGACGACTACGACTTGGCTCTGGTCGAATTCTTCGCTCCCTG GTGTGGCCATTGCAAACGATTGGCCCCAGAATATGAAACTGCTGCCActaggttgaaaggaaaagttCCTCTAGTTAAA GTTGACTGCACTGCAAATTCAAACACATGTACCAAGTATGGAGTTAGTGGGTATCCAACTTTGAAGATATTCCGTGATGGTGAAGAATCTGGGTCTTATGATGGTCCTAGAACAGCGG ATGGTATTGTCAGCCATTTGAAGAAACAGGCAGGACCCAGCTCTGTTGATCTTAAAACACTGGAAGAATTGGAGAGTTTTATTAATGATGCCGATGCCTCAGTTATTG GTTTCTTTGCTGACCCTTCTAGTACATCGCAGGCAGATTTTCTTAAAGCTGCAAGTGCATTGAGGGAGAGCTACCGATTTGCACACACCAACACAGAAGAACTAATTAAGAAATATGACATTAAGGATGA aGGCGTTATCTTGTTCCGACCTCCAAGATTAGCAAACAAGTTTGAGAGCAGCACTGTTCAATATACAGAAGCAAAATTCTCAAACGCAAAAATAAAAAGATTTGTTCAAGACAATGT TTTTGGTATCTGTCCCTTCATGACTGAGGACAACAAAGACCAATTAAAGGGAAAGGACCTGCTGGTAGCATACTATGATGTAGATTATGAAAAGAATCCAAAAGGTTCCAACTACTGGAGAAATAG AGTGATGAAGGTTGCTCAGAAATTCCTGGAAGCTGGTGAAAAACTGCACTTTGCCGTTGCCAGTCATAAAACCTTTGGCCATGAGCTCTCAGAATTTGGCTTGGATACTGTCAGTGGTGACATTCCTGTAGTTGCTATTAAAACAGCAAAAGATGAAAAATATGTGATGCAAGAGGAGTTCTC GCGTGACGGAAAGGCATTGGAGCGTTTTCTTGAGGACTACTTCGCTGGTAAACTGAAACGTTACTTGAAATCTGAGCCGATCCCAGAGACTAATGATGAACCTGTTAAG GTTGTAGTAGCTGAGAGCTTTGATGATATTATAAATGATGAAACAAAGGATGTCTTGATTGAATTTTATGCTCCCTGGTGTGGTCATTGCAAGAGCCTTGAGCCCAAGTATAAAGAGCTTGCAGAGAAG GTGAGCAGTGATTCCAATATTGTCATTGCCAAGATGGATGCTACAGCCAATGATGTGCCTTCACCGTATCAAGTTCAAGG GTTCCCCACAATTTATTTTGCGCCAATGGGTAAAAAGAAGAATCCAAAGAAATATGAG